One window of the Rhizorhabdus dicambivorans genome contains the following:
- a CDS encoding threonine aldolase family protein, translated as MRFLSDNAARVCPEVMAALADANQPDGAYDGDALSQRLDAAFSDLFDTPCAALWVSSGTAANALALAAMVQGHQAVICHEEAHIQVDECGAPEFYTGGAKLMLAKGSGAKLDPAGIAAFADTIRTDVHQTQPAALSITNATEYGLVYAPDEVAALGALANARGWGLHMDGARFANAVATLGCSPADLTWKGGVDALSFGFVKNGGMFAEALVFFRPELADATRYRRKRAGHLLSKGRFAAAQILAMLEGDLWLRNARAANAAAAHIANAAGERLLHPVEANEIFLRVTAAESAALRAQGFLFHDWVPGVARLVCSWDQPAAEVEALARAIAGL; from the coding sequence ATGCGCTTCCTGTCCGACAATGCCGCCCGCGTCTGCCCCGAGGTGATGGCGGCGCTGGCCGACGCCAACCAGCCCGACGGCGCCTATGACGGCGATGCGCTGAGCCAGCGGCTCGACGCGGCCTTCTCCGATCTGTTCGACACCCCGTGCGCGGCGCTCTGGGTATCGAGCGGCACCGCCGCAAATGCGCTGGCGCTGGCGGCGATGGTGCAGGGCCACCAGGCGGTGATCTGCCATGAGGAGGCGCATATCCAGGTCGACGAATGCGGCGCGCCCGAATTCTACACCGGCGGCGCCAAGCTGATGCTGGCGAAGGGATCGGGCGCCAAGCTCGACCCCGCCGGCATCGCCGCCTTTGCCGACACGATCCGCACCGACGTCCACCAGACCCAGCCGGCGGCGCTGTCGATCACCAACGCCACCGAATATGGGCTGGTCTACGCCCCGGACGAGGTTGCCGCCCTTGGTGCGCTCGCCAATGCGCGGGGCTGGGGCCTGCACATGGACGGGGCGCGCTTCGCCAATGCGGTGGCGACGCTCGGCTGCTCGCCCGCCGACCTGACATGGAAGGGCGGGGTCGACGCGCTGAGCTTCGGCTTCGTCAAAAATGGCGGCATGTTCGCCGAGGCGCTGGTCTTCTTCCGGCCGGAGCTGGCCGACGCCACCCGCTATCGCCGCAAGCGCGCCGGCCACCTGCTGTCCAAGGGCCGCTTCGCCGCTGCCCAGATCCTGGCGATGCTCGAAGGCGATCTGTGGCTGCGCAATGCCCGCGCCGCCAACGCTGCCGCCGCCCATATCGCCAATGCGGCGGGCGAAAGGCTGCTCCATCCGGTCGAGGCGAACGAGATCTTCCTGCGCGTCACCGCCGCCGAATCGGCCGCGCTGAGGGCGCAGGGCTTCCTCTTCCACGACTGGGTGCCCGGCGTCGCGCGGCTGGTGTGCAGCTGGGATCAGCCGGCCGCCGAGGTCGAGGCGCTGGCCAGGGCGATCGCGGGGTTATAG
- a CDS encoding Rossmann-fold NAD(P)-binding domain-containing protein, protein MARLLIFGPGYTASHIAGALQAREFVVETIGRATIADERRVADAIAWATHILSSVPPEADADPVLARYGPQLAACHADWIGYLSSTGVYGDTGGAWVDEGAPVGTGRRTARAAADAMWQALHPAVRVFRLPGIYGPGRSPLDRVRAGQAHRIDLPGQVFSRVHVDDIAGGVIASIDRGPAGVFNLADDRPASQNRVIEAACELLGIAPPPLVPLEEAGLSPAARAFYAENRRVANGKAKRLLGWAPRYPDYRAGLRALLGK, encoded by the coding sequence ATGGCACGCCTTCTGATCTTCGGCCCTGGATATACAGCATCGCATATCGCGGGCGCCTTGCAAGCCCGTGAATTCGTCGTCGAAACGATCGGCCGTGCGACGATCGCGGACGAACGCCGGGTCGCCGACGCGATCGCTTGGGCGACCCATATATTGTCCTCGGTTCCGCCCGAGGCGGATGCCGATCCGGTGCTGGCACGCTACGGCCCGCAGCTGGCGGCCTGCCATGCCGATTGGATCGGCTATCTCTCCTCGACCGGGGTCTATGGTGATACGGGCGGCGCCTGGGTCGACGAAGGCGCGCCGGTCGGCACCGGCCGCCGCACCGCACGGGCGGCGGCGGACGCGATGTGGCAGGCGCTGCATCCGGCGGTCCGCGTCTTCCGCCTGCCCGGCATATACGGCCCCGGCCGCTCGCCGCTCGATCGGGTGCGGGCCGGGCAGGCACATCGCATCGACCTGCCGGGCCAGGTGTTCAGCCGCGTCCATGTCGACGATATCGCCGGCGGGGTGATCGCCAGCATCGATCGCGGCCCGGCCGGCGTCTTCAACCTTGCCGACGATCGCCCCGCCAGCCAGAACCGCGTGATCGAGGCGGCCTGCGAGCTGCTCGGCATCGCGCCACCGCCGCTGGTGCCCCTGGAGGAAGCCGGCCTGTCGCCCGCCGCCCGCGCCTTCTATGCCGAGAATCGCCGGGTCGCGAACGGCAAGGCGAAGCGGCTGCTCGGCTGGGCACCACGCTATCCCGATTATCGCGCGGGGCTGCGGGCGCTGCTCGGCAAGTGA
- a CDS encoding DUF4231 domain-containing protein — protein MATDASTSPIESFDYPAIFVAADLLSGHAQRLYLWLVRGEYLLLLSAAGLACTLAEVPPALDGTRSPAAVYLYVAYVFAFLVSLVLLLTRSLKKPEQDWYRARALAESVKTSSWRYCMRAEPFGDVDRVAIRRAEFSSYLHTILVNNRAVGERLHPDAGMADQITASMDKVRALDFDQRKSFYLEHRIREQRGWYTAKARRSKMASRWWFGLGVATYGVILLLVLAGFRESRESPVVGILVVMASSMLGWVQIRKHNELVSSYTLTSHEIGIIQGKSQDAQDEKGFSAFVNDAELAFSREHTQWVARGASI, from the coding sequence ATGGCGACTGACGCCTCCACCTCGCCGATCGAGAGTTTCGACTATCCCGCGATTTTCGTAGCCGCCGATCTGTTGTCGGGGCATGCGCAACGGCTCTATCTGTGGCTGGTCCGGGGCGAGTATCTGCTGCTGCTATCTGCCGCCGGCCTTGCCTGTACACTCGCCGAGGTTCCTCCCGCACTGGACGGCACCCGCTCTCCTGCGGCAGTCTATCTCTATGTCGCCTATGTATTCGCCTTCCTGGTCTCGCTGGTATTGTTACTGACGCGCAGTCTGAAGAAGCCCGAGCAGGATTGGTATCGCGCCCGCGCGCTGGCAGAGTCGGTCAAGACTTCGTCCTGGCGCTACTGTATGCGCGCCGAGCCATTTGGGGACGTTGATCGAGTGGCAATCCGCCGAGCGGAGTTCAGCAGCTATCTCCATACCATCCTCGTCAACAACCGGGCGGTGGGCGAGCGGCTTCATCCCGATGCGGGGATGGCCGACCAGATCACAGCGTCAATGGACAAGGTCCGCGCGCTCGATTTCGATCAGCGCAAGTCCTTCTACCTCGAGCATCGCATCCGCGAACAGCGCGGCTGGTATACGGCCAAGGCACGCCGGAGCAAAATGGCGAGCCGGTGGTGGTTCGGTCTGGGGGTCGCGACGTACGGGGTGATATTGCTGCTGGTCCTCGCGGGTTTCCGAGAATCGCGCGAGAGCCCTGTGGTGGGCATTCTTGTGGTCATGGCTTCGTCGATGCTCGGTTGGGTGCAGATTCGCAAACATAATGAGCTAGTGTCCAGCTACACGCTGACCAGTCACGAGATCGGCATCATCCAGGGCAAAAGTCAGGATGCGCAAGACGAAAAAGGCTTTTCCGCCTTCGTCAACGATGCTGAACTCGCCTTCTCGCGTGAACACACCCAATGGGTCGCCCGCGGCGCTAGCATATAG
- the pepN gene encoding aminopeptidase N has translation MLDVQAAAANPPVIRREDYRKPDWLMPDVFLDFALDPARALVTGRLDVTRNGAHNRPLRLHGDGLVPLKVLIDGEAQADAWRMDGPDLVIDLPGDAHVVETQVAISPEANSQLMGLYASGGNLCSQCEPEGFRRMVFFLDRPDVLSRYRVRMDADKARFPVLLSNGDLTGSGDLEHGRHWAEWTDPFPKPSYLFALVAANLSANVDHFTTKSGREVKLAIWVVESDLPKTGHAMAALKASMAWDEKVYGLEYDLGEYNIVAVHDFNFGAMENKSLNIFNSRYILADPDTATDIDYDGVSGVVAHEYFHNWSGNRVTCRDWFQLSLKEGFTVFRDQCFTADQGSAAVKRIEDVRLLRAAQFQEDAGPLAHPIRPESYMEVSNFYTATVYNKGAEVVRMLHTMLGPQKFRAGSDLYFARHDGTAATCEDFVVAMEDASGVDLSQFRLWYSQAGTPRVRATLSHEPAGGRALLTLEQTVPPTPGQPEKKPMPLPLRIALFGERSQRKFEEERLVVLDGERCEILFEGIAERPVLSINRGFSAPVVIDSDRSAADLAFLSAHDDDPFARYEAMQQLMVDTLTGAVATGQADHGPVIDAVRNTLTDPKLDASFIGETMLLPSEAFIGDQMAVVDPVAIHKAREALRRDLGQALEGEWRDAYERTRANRFELSPQAKGARRLRSIALGFIMASGASDGPEIALRQFHDADNMTDRQGAFGALANSMAPERDAAIAAFYERFRDNGLVLDKWFSTQAFSIRPDTLDRVEELSQHPDFTLANPNRLRSLVGAMSGNQLIFHDASGRGYRFLADMLLKVDGLNPQTAAKLVPPLGRWRRFDEGRAGLMKAQLQRLLDTPGLSKDMFEQVSKSLG, from the coding sequence ATGCTCGACGTTCAGGCCGCCGCCGCCAATCCGCCCGTCATTCGGCGCGAGGACTACCGCAAGCCCGACTGGCTGATGCCCGACGTGTTCCTCGATTTCGCGCTCGATCCGGCGCGCGCCCTGGTCACGGGACGATTGGACGTCACCCGCAACGGGGCGCACAATCGCCCGCTGCGTCTCCATGGCGACGGCCTGGTACCGCTCAAGGTGCTGATCGACGGTGAGGCACAGGCCGACGCCTGGCGGATGGACGGCCCGGACCTCGTCATCGACCTGCCCGGCGACGCGCATGTCGTGGAGACCCAGGTGGCGATCAGCCCAGAGGCCAATTCGCAGCTGATGGGCCTCTACGCCTCGGGCGGCAATCTGTGCAGCCAGTGCGAGCCCGAGGGCTTCCGCCGCATGGTCTTCTTCCTCGACCGGCCCGACGTGCTGAGCCGCTACAGGGTGCGGATGGATGCGGACAAGGCGCGCTTCCCGGTGCTGCTGTCCAACGGGGACCTGACCGGCAGCGGCGATCTGGAGCATGGCCGCCACTGGGCGGAGTGGACCGATCCCTTCCCCAAGCCCAGCTATCTGTTCGCGCTGGTCGCGGCCAACCTGTCGGCCAATGTCGATCATTTCACCACCAAGAGCGGCCGCGAGGTGAAGCTCGCCATCTGGGTGGTGGAGAGCGACCTGCCCAAGACCGGCCATGCCATGGCCGCGCTCAAGGCGTCGATGGCCTGGGACGAGAAGGTCTATGGCCTCGAATATGATCTGGGCGAGTACAACATCGTCGCGGTGCACGACTTCAACTTCGGCGCGATGGAGAACAAGAGCCTCAACATCTTCAACTCGCGCTACATATTGGCGGACCCCGACACCGCCACCGATATCGATTATGACGGCGTCTCGGGCGTCGTGGCGCATGAATATTTCCACAACTGGTCGGGCAATCGCGTCACCTGCCGAGACTGGTTCCAGCTCTCGCTGAAGGAGGGCTTCACCGTCTTTCGCGACCAGTGCTTCACCGCCGACCAGGGATCGGCCGCGGTCAAGCGGATCGAGGATGTGCGCCTGCTGCGAGCCGCCCAGTTCCAGGAGGACGCCGGGCCGCTGGCCCATCCGATCCGCCCCGAATCCTATATGGAGGTCTCGAACTTCTACACCGCGACCGTCTACAACAAGGGCGCCGAGGTGGTCCGCATGCTCCACACCATGCTGGGCCCGCAGAAATTCCGGGCCGGCAGCGATCTCTATTTCGCGCGCCATGACGGGACGGCGGCGACCTGCGAGGATTTCGTCGTGGCGATGGAGGATGCGAGCGGGGTCGACCTGTCGCAGTTCCGCCTGTGGTATTCGCAGGCCGGCACGCCGCGCGTCCGCGCCACGCTAAGCCATGAGCCGGCCGGCGGCCGCGCGCTGCTGACGCTCGAGCAGACGGTGCCGCCGACGCCGGGGCAGCCCGAGAAGAAGCCGATGCCGCTGCCGCTGCGGATCGCCCTGTTCGGCGAGCGTTCGCAGCGCAAGTTCGAGGAGGAACGGCTGGTCGTCCTCGATGGCGAGCGCTGCGAGATATTGTTCGAGGGGATCGCCGAGCGCCCCGTCCTCTCGATCAACCGCGGCTTCTCTGCCCCGGTGGTGATCGATTCGGACCGGTCGGCCGCCGACCTCGCCTTCCTGTCGGCGCATGATGACGATCCCTTCGCCCGCTACGAGGCGATGCAGCAGCTGATGGTCGACACGCTGACCGGCGCGGTCGCGACCGGCCAGGCCGATCATGGCCCGGTGATCGATGCGGTGCGCAATACGCTGACCGATCCCAAGCTCGACGCCTCCTTCATCGGCGAGACGATGCTGCTGCCGTCGGAGGCGTTCATCGGCGACCAGATGGCGGTTGTCGATCCGGTCGCGATCCACAAGGCGCGCGAGGCGCTGCGCCGCGATCTCGGCCAGGCGCTGGAGGGCGAATGGCGCGACGCCTATGAGCGGACCAGGGCCAACCGCTTCGAGCTGTCGCCCCAGGCCAAGGGCGCGCGCCGGCTGCGCTCGATCGCGCTGGGCTTCATCATGGCGAGCGGCGCCAGCGACGGGCCGGAGATCGCGTTGCGCCAGTTCCACGACGCCGACAACATGACCGACCGCCAGGGCGCGTTCGGGGCGCTGGCCAACAGCATGGCGCCCGAGCGCGACGCGGCGATCGCGGCCTTCTACGAGCGGTTCAGGGACAATGGCCTGGTTCTCGACAAATGGTTCTCGACCCAGGCCTTCTCCATCCGCCCCGACACGCTCGACCGGGTCGAGGAGCTGTCGCAGCATCCCGATTTCACCCTGGCCAATCCGAACCGGCTGCGCTCGCTGGTCGGGGCGATGTCGGGCAACCAGCTGATCTTCCACGATGCCAGCGGCCGCGGCTACCGCTTCCTCGCCGACATGCTGCTCAAGGTCGACGGCCTGAACCCGCAGACCGCCGCCAAGCTGGTCCCCCCGCTCGGCCGCTGGCGCCGCTTCGACGAGGGCCGCGCCGGCCTGATGAAGGCACAGCTCCAGCGGCTGCTCGATACGCCGGGCCTGTCCAAGGACATGTTCGAACAGGTGAGCAAGAGCCTGGGGTGA
- a CDS encoding enhanced serine sensitivity protein SseB C-terminal domain-containing protein — MIRFLSRLFGRDPDDAPAPIQADEVGDARPPVPAAAPLPGFEPQNRLEELLVAAAHDPERRTAFNRALLESTLFAASPDLPASRGMALPLAVDAPRLIQVGSAEGHGLPALFTSQARLFATIGNGLGYFAADGARLLAIAADRGAWLNPGLGYGVQWTPTDIAALLGRPAERRRAEDVQLLVGAPSDPPDALIAALREALAGDPAIARAWLGLAQWPGREELAWYLDVRTTLGRGEIERRLEPVFRDADLAGRALDLVVMPLDGGEGAGIPLLGDAG; from the coding sequence ATGATCCGCTTCCTCTCCCGCCTGTTCGGTCGCGATCCCGACGACGCGCCGGCCCCGATTCAGGCGGACGAGGTTGGCGATGCGCGGCCCCCGGTCCCGGCCGCCGCCCCGCTCCCGGGCTTCGAACCGCAGAACCGGCTTGAGGAACTGCTGGTCGCGGCGGCGCACGATCCCGAGCGGCGTACCGCCTTCAACCGCGCGCTGCTCGAATCGACCCTGTTCGCGGCGAGCCCCGATCTGCCGGCCTCGCGTGGCATGGCGCTGCCACTGGCGGTCGACGCGCCCCGGCTGATCCAGGTGGGAAGCGCGGAGGGCCACGGCCTGCCGGCGCTGTTCACCTCGCAGGCCAGGCTGTTCGCCACGATCGGCAACGGCCTGGGCTATTTCGCCGCCGATGGCGCGCGGCTGCTGGCAATCGCTGCCGATCGTGGCGCCTGGCTCAATCCGGGGCTCGGCTATGGCGTCCAGTGGACCCCGACCGACATCGCGGCGCTGCTGGGCCGGCCCGCCGAGCGCCGCCGGGCCGAGGATGTCCAGCTTCTGGTCGGCGCTCCGTCCGACCCGCCCGATGCGCTGATCGCCGCCCTGCGGGAAGCGCTGGCGGGCGATCCCGCCATCGCCCGCGCCTGGCTCGGGCTGGCGCAATGGCCCGGGCGGGAGGAGCTGGCCTGGTATCTCGACGTCCGCACCACGCTGGGTCGGGGCGAGATCGAGCGGCGGCTGGAGCCGGTCTTCCGCGACGCTGACCTGGCCGGCCGCGCCCTCGATCTGGTGGTGATGCCGCTCGATGGCGGCGAGGGCGCGGGAATCCCGCTGCTGGGCGATGCAGGCTGA
- a CDS encoding glycosyltransferase has product MDGRPVFFDASGRRRRRFALAVAAFMLLLLLSAAAFFGSIVAVAPQPPLPFEVERPAFAPLHGHDHGLVGTSARKVRHMWRDFRHLLSSGRPAHGLPPTSYAFHAPWDDASAASLARHVDDIDWLIPGWLSITGPDHKLTSFPDPRGKAIVSHAHRRPKLMPMIQNAFDGGWDGPGIAALLKDPKAGAAALDRIGALLSANQASGVFFDFEALPADAHPAYRAFLAEARRRLPGMEIAIAVPVADGDWDLKAYARVADRLFLMAYDEHSEPGDPGPIASRPWFADSVARAVRGLPPGKVVVALGSYAYDWQKGGDTVAHSVEDAWLAAQESGVGPRFDPVSGNSSFAYLEGGVRHDVWLLDAAAMHGQLATLRTLGLNAVALWRLGTEDPSIWTMFGHKRSLPAASAIEDIPAGTNVDIEGSGEILRIGAVPVPGHRTVTTDRRGAITGVRFDRLPTPYQIQRTGYRPGLVALTFDDGPDPVWTPKILDILRDEKAPATFFMVGENALTQRPLLERLVREGHEVGSHTYTHPNLAQASPRETALELNATQRLFQAYTGRSLRLFRAPYFGDAEPTTSDEIVPVEEAQKRGYLSVGLHVDPDDWKRPGVAEIVRRTIEGVENGDEGVSGNVVLLHDSGGDRAQTVAALPIIIRELRARGYRLVPVSELAGLPRAAVNPPISKGDRLAAETDLALFSALGWSVIAIKWIFLVAITLGIARAILLSGLALVQARRESRTVFPPVDPARFVTVLIPAFNEERVIERSVRRVLESRDAAIEVIVIDDGSKDRTSEIVRAAFADEPRVRLLTLENGGKARALNRALELVTGEIVIALDADTQFEPTTIVRLARWFADDGLGAVAGNAKVGNRVNLVTRWQALEYITAQNLERRALARLDAITVVPGAVGAWRLAAIRQVGGYPPDTLAEDQDLTIAIQRAGWKVHYDQYAVAWTEAPESVAALAKQRFRWAYGTLQCLWKHRRVMRTGSPNGLARIGLPQAVLFQILLAAISPVIDLALVVSLAATWLEVQAHGWAASSGDVDRMLGFWLVFTAIDLLAGFIAFALERRERWWLLWLLIPQRIGYRQIMYYVVLKALAQALRGPRVGWGKLERSGRVAAG; this is encoded by the coding sequence ATGGACGGACGGCCGGTCTTCTTCGACGCATCGGGACGGCGGAGGCGGCGCTTCGCGCTGGCGGTCGCGGCCTTCATGCTGCTGCTGCTGCTGTCGGCGGCGGCCTTCTTCGGATCGATCGTCGCGGTGGCGCCGCAGCCGCCTTTGCCCTTCGAGGTCGAGCGGCCGGCGTTCGCCCCGCTGCACGGCCATGATCACGGGCTGGTCGGCACCAGCGCGCGCAAGGTCCGCCATATGTGGCGCGACTTCCGCCATCTGCTGTCGAGCGGCCGGCCCGCGCATGGCCTGCCGCCGACATCCTACGCCTTTCACGCGCCGTGGGACGATGCCTCGGCCGCGTCGCTGGCGCGGCATGTCGACGATATCGACTGGCTGATCCCCGGCTGGCTCTCGATCACCGGCCCCGACCACAAGCTGACGAGCTTCCCCGATCCGCGCGGCAAGGCGATCGTCAGCCATGCCCATCGCCGGCCGAAGCTGATGCCGATGATCCAGAACGCCTTCGACGGCGGCTGGGACGGGCCCGGCATCGCCGCCCTGCTGAAGGACCCGAAGGCGGGTGCGGCGGCGCTCGATCGGATCGGCGCCTTGCTGAGCGCCAATCAGGCGAGCGGGGTGTTCTTCGATTTCGAGGCGCTGCCGGCCGATGCCCACCCCGCCTACCGCGCCTTCCTGGCCGAGGCGCGCCGCCGGCTGCCGGGCATGGAGATCGCCATCGCGGTGCCCGTCGCCGACGGTGACTGGGACCTGAAGGCCTATGCCAGGGTCGCCGACAGACTGTTCCTGATGGCCTATGACGAGCATAGCGAGCCCGGCGATCCGGGGCCGATCGCATCGCGCCCCTGGTTCGCCGATTCGGTGGCGCGCGCGGTGCGCGGCCTGCCGCCCGGCAAGGTGGTCGTGGCGCTCGGCTCCTATGCCTATGACTGGCAGAAGGGCGGCGATACCGTCGCCCATTCGGTCGAGGATGCCTGGCTCGCCGCGCAGGAGAGCGGGGTCGGCCCGCGCTTCGATCCCGTCAGCGGCAACAGCAGCTTCGCCTATCTGGAAGGCGGGGTTCGCCACGACGTCTGGCTGCTCGATGCCGCCGCGATGCACGGCCAGCTCGCCACCTTGAGGACGCTCGGCCTCAATGCGGTCGCGCTATGGCGGCTCGGGACCGAGGATCCGTCGATCTGGACGATGTTCGGCCACAAGCGCAGCCTGCCCGCGGCGTCCGCGATCGAGGACATTCCCGCCGGCACCAATGTCGATATCGAGGGATCGGGCGAGATATTGCGGATCGGCGCGGTGCCGGTGCCGGGCCACCGCACCGTCACCACCGACCGGCGGGGCGCGATCACCGGGGTCCGCTTCGACCGGCTCCCCACCCCCTATCAGATCCAGCGCACCGGCTATCGCCCCGGCCTCGTCGCGCTCACCTTCGATGACGGGCCCGATCCGGTCTGGACCCCGAAGATCCTCGACATCCTCAGGGACGAGAAGGCCCCCGCCACCTTCTTCATGGTCGGCGAAAACGCCCTGACCCAGCGGCCCCTGCTCGAACGGCTGGTCCGCGAGGGGCATGAGGTGGGCAGCCATACCTATACCCATCCCAATCTCGCCCAGGCGTCGCCGCGCGAGACGGCGCTGGAGCTCAACGCCACACAGCGGCTGTTCCAGGCCTATACCGGCCGATCGCTGCGGCTGTTCCGCGCGCCCTATTTCGGCGATGCCGAGCCGACCACCAGCGACGAGATCGTACCGGTCGAGGAGGCGCAGAAGCGCGGCTATCTGTCGGTCGGCCTGCATGTCGACCCCGACGACTGGAAGCGCCCCGGCGTCGCCGAGATCGTCCGCCGCACCATCGAGGGGGTCGAGAATGGCGACGAGGGCGTCTCGGGCAATGTCGTGCTGCTCCACGATTCGGGCGGCGACCGCGCGCAGACTGTCGCGGCGCTGCCGATCATCATTCGTGAGCTGCGCGCGCGGGGTTACCGGCTGGTGCCGGTGTCCGAGCTGGCGGGCCTTCCGCGCGCGGCGGTCAACCCGCCCATCTCCAAGGGCGACCGGCTCGCCGCCGAGACCGACCTCGCCCTGTTCAGCGCGCTCGGCTGGAGCGTGATCGCGATCAAGTGGATCTTCCTCGTCGCCATCACCCTGGGCATCGCCCGCGCGATCCTGCTGTCGGGGCTGGCGCTGGTCCAGGCCCGGCGCGAATCGCGCACCGTCTTTCCGCCGGTCGATCCCGCGCGTTTCGTCACCGTGCTGATCCCCGCTTTCAACGAGGAGCGGGTGATCGAGCGCTCGGTTCGCCGCGTGCTGGAGAGCCGCGACGCGGCGATCGAGGTGATCGTGATCGACGACGGGTCGAAGGACCGCACCAGCGAGATCGTCCGCGCCGCCTTCGCCGACGAGCCTCGGGTGCGGCTGCTGACCCTCGAAAATGGCGGCAAGGCGCGCGCGCTCAACCGGGCGCTGGAGCTGGTGACCGGCGAAATCGTCATCGCGCTGGACGCCGATACCCAGTTCGAGCCGACCACCATCGTCCGGCTCGCCCGCTGGTTCGCCGACGATGGGCTGGGCGCGGTGGCGGGCAACGCCAAGGTCGGCAACCGGGTCAACCTCGTCACCCGCTGGCAGGCGCTCGAATATATCACCGCGCAGAATCTGGAGCGGCGGGCGCTGGCGCGGCTCGACGCGATCACGGTGGTACCGGGGGCGGTCGGCGCGTGGCGGCTGGCGGCGATCCGGCAGGTCGGCGGCTATCCGCCCGATACGCTGGCCGAGGACCAGGATCTGACCATCGCCATCCAGCGCGCCGGCTGGAAGGTCCATTACGACCAATATGCCGTCGCCTGGACCGAGGCGCCCGAAAGCGTCGCCGCGCTGGCCAAGCAGCGCTTCCGCTGGGCCTATGGCACATTGCAATGCCTGTGGAAGCATCGCCGGGTGATGCGGACGGGCAGCCCGAACGGGCTTGCCCGGATCGGCCTGCCCCAGGCGGTGCTGTTCCAGATCCTGCTCGCCGCCATCTCCCCGGTCATCGATCTCGCGCTGGTCGTCAGCCTGGCGGCGACCTGGCTGGAAGTGCAGGCGCATGGCTGGGCGGCGTCGAGCGGCGATGTCGACCGGATGCTGGGCTTCTGGCTGGTCTTCACCGCGATCGACCTGCTCGCCGGCTTCATCGCCTTCGCGCTGGAGCGGCGCGAGAGATGGTGGCTGCTGTGGCTGCTGATCCCGCAGCGGATCGGCTATCGCCAGATCATGTATTATGTCGTGCTGAAGGCGCTTGCCCAGGCGCTGCGCGGCCCCCGGGTCGGCTGGGGCAAGCTGGAGCGATCGGGACGGGTGGCGGCGGGCTGA